A region of Leclercia adecarboxylata DNA encodes the following proteins:
- a CDS encoding kinase inhibitor, with protein MKLISQDLRDGDKLPLRHVFNGMGYEGDNISPHLAWDEVPSGTKSFVVTCYDPDAPTGSGWWHWVVANLPADTRVLPQGSGSSLVALPDGAVQTRTDFGKAGYGGAAPPKGETHRYIFTVHALNVEKIEVNEEASGAMVGFNVHFHSLGSASITAMYS; from the coding sequence ATGAAACTTATCAGTCAGGATCTGCGCGACGGGGATAAACTCCCCCTGCGCCACGTGTTTAACGGCATGGGTTATGAGGGGGATAATATCTCTCCGCATCTGGCCTGGGACGAGGTGCCGTCGGGCACCAAAAGCTTTGTCGTCACCTGTTATGACCCGGACGCCCCGACCGGCTCCGGCTGGTGGCACTGGGTTGTCGCCAATCTCCCGGCCGACACCCGCGTGCTGCCGCAGGGTTCCGGCTCTTCGCTGGTCGCCCTGCCGGACGGCGCGGTGCAGACCCGCACCGATTTTGGCAAAGCGGGCTACGGCGGCGCGGCACCGCCAAAAGGCGAAACCCACCGCTATATCTTTACGGTGCATGCCCTGAACGTGGAAAAAATCGAGGTGAATGAAGAGGCGAGCGGTGCAATGGTGGGCTTTAACGTCCATTTCCACAGCCTGGGTAGTGCGTCGATTACGGCGATGTATTCGTAA